One stretch of Agelaius phoeniceus isolate bAgePho1 chromosome W unlocalized genomic scaffold, bAgePho1.hap1 SUPER_W_unloc_2, whole genome shotgun sequence DNA includes these proteins:
- the LOC143692616 gene encoding olfactory receptor 14C36-like encodes MSNSSSIRHFLLLALADTRQLQLLHFCLLLGISLAALLGNGLIISAVACGHHLHTPMFFFLLNLALADLGSICTTVPKAMHNSLWDTSNISYEGCAAQLFFFVFFMAAEFSLLTVMCYDRYVSICKPLHYGTLLGSRACAHMAAAAWASGLFYSLLHTANTFSLPLCHGNALGQFFCEIPPILKLSCSNSYLRELGLLAVSVCLALGCFVFIVFSYVQIFRAVLRIPSEQGRHKAFSTCLPHLAVVSLFFITASFAYVKPPSISSPSLDLALSVLYSVVPPTLNPLIYSLRNQELKAAVWRLMTGCVQGP; translated from the coding sequence atgtccaacagcagctccatcaggcacttcctcctgctggcattggcagacacgcggcagctgcagctcctgcacttctgcctcttgctgggcatctccctggctgccctcctgggcaacggcctcatcatcagcgccgtagcctgcggccaccacctgcacacgcccatgttcttcttcctgctcaacctggccctcgctgacctgggctccatctgcaccactgtccccaaagccatgcacaattccctctgggacaccagcaacatttCCTATgaaggatgtgctgctcagctctttttctttgtgttcttcatGGCAGCGgaattttccctcctgaccgtgatgtgctacgaccgctacgtgtccatctgcaaacccctgcactacgggaccctcctgggcagcagagcttgtgcccacatggcagcagctgcctgggccagtggccttttctattcactgctgcacacggccaatacattttccctgcccctgtgccatggcaatgcccttggccagttcttctgtgaaatccccccaatcctcaagctctcctgctcaaattcctacctcagggaactcgggcttcttgctgttagtgTGTGTTTAGcacttggctgttttgtgttcatagttttctcctatgtgcagatcttcagggctgtgctgaggattccctctgagcagggacggcacaaagccttttccacctgcctccctcacctggctgtggtctctctgTTCTTCATCACTGCCTCATTTGCCTAcgtgaagcccccctccatttCGTCCCCATCTTTGGATCTGGCCCtttcagttctgtactcagtggtgcctccaaccctcaaccccctcatctacagcctgaggaaccaggagctcaaggctgcagtgtggagactgatgactggatgcgtTCAGGGACCGTAA